A window of the Deinococcota bacterium genome harbors these coding sequences:
- the nth gene encoding endonuclease III, with translation MPSEPQGERARLVLERLRALYPEARTELRYETPFELLVATILSAQATDVSVNAATPALFARYPDAAALAQAEPGEVEGLIRAIGLYRNKAKNLVATARALVAEHGGEVPRDFESMLKLPGVGRKTANVVLSNAYGRAAIAVDTHVGRLARRLGFSTHDHPDKVEGDLTSVFPENAWIFLHHALILHGRRVCLARKPACHACGLAPLCPSRQD, from the coding sequence ATGCCGAGTGAACCCCAGGGCGAGCGCGCCCGCCTGGTGCTCGAGCGCCTGAGAGCGCTCTACCCGGAAGCGCGCACCGAGCTTCGCTACGAGACGCCCTTCGAGTTGCTCGTCGCCACCATCCTCTCCGCGCAGGCCACCGACGTGAGCGTGAATGCCGCCACGCCCGCCCTCTTCGCGCGCTATCCGGACGCCGCGGCGCTGGCGCAGGCCGAGCCCGGAGAGGTCGAGGGGCTGATCAGGGCCATCGGTCTCTACCGCAACAAGGCCAAGAACCTCGTCGCGACCGCGCGCGCCCTGGTCGCCGAGCACGGCGGCGAGGTGCCACGCGACTTTGAGAGCATGCTCAAGTTGCCCGGCGTGGGCCGCAAGACCGCCAACGTGGTCTTGTCGAACGCCTATGGAAGAGCGGCCATCGCGGTGGACACGCACGTGGGCCGCCTCGCGAGGCGCCTGGGATTTTCCACGCACGACCATCCTGACAAGGTCGAGGGTGATCTGACGAGCGTCTTTCCCGAAAACGCCTGGATCTTTTTGCACCACGCGCTCATCTTGCACGGCCGCCGCGTCTGCCTGGCGCGTAAGCCTGCTTGCCATGCCTGCGGCCTGGCACCCCTCTGCCCGAGTCGGCAAGACTGA
- a CDS encoding YpdA family putative bacillithiol disulfide reductase, producing MNERADPFLPLDLAIVGAGPIGLETAILAKRAGLAYLVLDKGCVVNAIFNYPTYMTFFTTSERLEIGGHPLVTSTDKPTRREALDYYRKVAANEGLALRQYSEVTAIRRSGEGFEVAVTPDKGPAYRLRARKVAVATGYFDNPKLLGVPGEDLPNVSHYYSEAHPFWGRRVTIVGAGSSAADTALDLHRAGAQVTMIHRGEGFRHSLKYWIRPNLENRVKEGSIAAFFNTTVKAITPEAVIAEREGEEITIPSDQTFVLTGYYANSRLLADAGVRCLEDYSADLDPETFESNVPGLYVIGSAGFGTRTSDVFIENGLVHAQKAVADMVRKLEREPVLG from the coding sequence GTGAACGAGCGCGCCGACCCCTTCCTCCCCCTCGACCTGGCAATCGTCGGCGCCGGTCCCATCGGCCTCGAGACCGCCATCCTCGCCAAGCGCGCCGGCCTCGCCTACCTCGTCTTGGACAAGGGCTGCGTAGTCAACGCCATCTTCAACTACCCTACCTACATGACCTTTTTCACCACCTCCGAGCGGCTCGAGATAGGCGGGCACCCGCTGGTGACTTCGACCGACAAGCCCACCCGCAGGGAGGCGCTCGACTACTACCGCAAGGTCGCCGCGAACGAAGGTCTTGCGCTCAGGCAGTACAGCGAGGTCACGGCCATAAGGCGCTCAGGCGAAGGTTTCGAGGTCGCGGTCACCCCCGACAAGGGCCCAGCGTACCGCCTGCGGGCGCGCAAAGTCGCCGTCGCCACAGGCTACTTCGACAACCCCAAGCTCCTGGGGGTTCCCGGCGAGGACCTGCCCAACGTCAGCCACTACTACTCCGAAGCGCACCCCTTTTGGGGACGCAGGGTGACCATCGTCGGGGCGGGCTCGTCGGCCGCCGACACCGCTCTGGACCTCCACCGCGCTGGGGCTCAGGTGACCATGATCCACCGCGGCGAGGGCTTTCGCCACTCGCTCAAGTACTGGATCAGGCCCAACCTCGAGAACCGCGTCAAGGAAGGCTCGATTGCCGCCTTCTTCAACACCACCGTCAAGGCCATCACCCCCGAGGCGGTCATCGCCGAGAGGGAAGGCGAAGAAATCACCATCCCCAGCGATCAGACCTTCGTCCTGACGGGCTACTACGCCAACTCGAGGCTGCTCGCGGACGCCGGGGTGCGCTGCCTGGAGGACTACTCGGCCGACCTCGACCCCGAGACCTTCGAGAGCAACGTGCCCGGCCTCTACGTGATCGGCTCGGCCGGCTTCGGCACCCGCACCAGCGACGTCTTCATCGAAAACGGCCTGGTGCACGCCCAAAAGGCCGTCGCGGACATGGTGAGAAAGCTCGAGCGCGAACCCGTCCTCGGCTGA
- a CDS encoding Uma2 family endonuclease: MTTRVRFTYEDLQDFQDDKRREVIEGEIYVTPAPAPRHQRIVGSLYFAVRGYLQNHAIGEIFVAPVDVIFSAEDVTQPDLVYVANERAAIVTTRGIEGPPSWVVEVLSPSTQKRDMGIKLKLYQTYGLGAYWVVDPEDETVYAWDDGFVLNRYRRDEVAKVSLLADFALPLGELF; the protein is encoded by the coding sequence ATGACCACCCGGGTGCGCTTCACCTATGAGGACTTGCAGGACTTCCAGGACGACAAGCGGCGGGAAGTCATCGAGGGGGAGATTTATGTGACGCCCGCACCGGCCCCGAGACACCAGCGCATCGTCGGCAGCCTCTATTTCGCGGTGCGCGGCTACCTTCAAAATCACGCCATAGGTGAAATCTTCGTGGCCCCTGTCGACGTGATTTTTTCGGCGGAGGACGTGACGCAACCCGACCTCGTCTATGTCGCCAACGAACGGGCGGCTATCGTCACGACGCGCGGGATCGAAGGGCCGCCGTCCTGGGTCGTCGAGGTGCTCTCCCCTTCCACGCAAAAACGCGACATGGGTATCAAGCTCAAGCTCTATCAGACCTACGGGCTTGGCGCCTACTGGGTGGTCGACCCCGAGGACGAGACCGTCTACGCCTGGGACGACGGCTTCGTTCTGAACCGCTACCGCCGGGATGAGGTGGCGAAGGTATCGCTGCTGGCGGACTTCGCGTTGCCGCTCGGCGAGCTTTTCTGA